Proteins encoded by one window of Pelmatolapia mariae isolate MD_Pm_ZW linkage group LG14, Pm_UMD_F_2, whole genome shotgun sequence:
- the nectin1b gene encoding nectin cell adhesion molecule 1b isoform X8, with the protein MAVYVGIWALLLALNIQAGSGQMVQMDTSKSGFVGSQVELRCVFSNSNPPVKISQVTWQKLLNGTKQNVAIANPALGVSVLPPFKERVSFKHAAVRHRTPSLEDTTIVFSNLQLSDEAAYICEYTTFPAGNRESMVNLTVYARPMTRMTLTTPTIVARAQKRKMTVATCVSANGKPPSVIKWDTRLKGEATYQETRNQNGTVTVRSNYVVIPSRETHKQKLTCIVTYRNEKITDSVVLNVQYEPEVQIEGFDGNWYLNRQNVQLTCRADANPPVTIYQWKLLNGSLPSNVEIKNNTLFFKGPVTYDLAGTYVCDATNGIGTRTGIVDVNITEIPVPTYGGTTHVPQEQHNAGVAIGGAVGGVALLGLAAILLFIFLRRRQRTFKGDYSTKKHVFGNGYSKAGGLPTHPPIPKNLQYPDDSDEEKKPAQIGTTGGFEAGDRDFDAESDLKRPYFTVDEGESRDYDERTLAFQYEPESEIADDMISQTDGSVISKKEWYV; encoded by the exons CTGGCAGTGGACAGATGGTACAAATGGACACCAGTAAGTCTGGCTTCGTGGGTTCACAAGTGGAGCTGCGCTGCGTTTTCAGCAACAGTAATCCACCAGTCAAGATCTCCCAAGTAACCTGGCAGAAGCTTCTCAATGGCACCAAACAGAATGTGGCCATTGCCAACCCGGCCCTGGGTGTGTCTGTGCTGCCGCCCTTCAAGGAGCGGGTCAGCTTCAAGCATGCAGCTGTTCGTCATCGTACTCCCTCATTGGAAGACACCACAATTGTGTTCTCCAACCTGCAGCTGTCCGACGAGGCTGCCTACATTTGCGAGTATACCACATTTCCTGCAGGCAACCGTGAGAGCATGGTCAACCTCACTGTGTATG CTCGGCCCATGACACGTATGACCTTGACAACCCCTACGATTGTGGCTAGGGCTCAGAAGCGTAAAATGACAGTTGCAACTTGTGTATCTGCGAATGGAAAGCCCCCAAGCGTGATCAAATGGGATACCAGGTTGAAAGGCGAAGCCACTTACCAGGAGACTCGCAACCAGAATGGGACAGTGACGGTCCGGAGCAACTATGTGGTGATACCGAGCCGCGAGACCCACAAACAGAAGCTCACGTGCATCGTCACGTACCGAAATGAGAAGATCACAGACAGCGTGGTGCTCAACGTCCAGT ATGAACCCGAGGTGCAGATCGAGGGGTTTGATGGAAACTGGTACCTGAACCGTCAGAATGTTCAGCTGACCTGCAGGGCTGATGCTAACCCCCCTGTCACGATCTACCAGTGGAAACT TTTGAATGGCTCCCTACCCAGCAATGTGGAAATCAAGAACAACACCTTGTTCTTCAAGGGTCCTGTGACCTACGACTTGGCTGGGACGTATGTCTGTGACGCTACCAATGGCATCGGGACTCGCACCGGCATTGTGGACGTCAACATCACAG AAATTCCTGTCCCCACCTACGGTGGCACCACACATGTCCCACAGGAGCAACACAATGCAGGTGTCGCCATCGGGGGTGCTGTGGGGGGTGTTGCCCTCTTGGGTCTGGCGGCCATACTGCTCTTCATATTCCTCCGCCGCCGCCAGCGCACCTTCAAGGGAGACTACAGCACCAAGAAACATGTGTTCGGAAATGGGTACAGCAAGGCTGGTGGGCTGCCTACCCACCCCCCCATCCCTAAGAACTTGCAGTACCCGGACGACTCGGACGAAGAGAAGAAACCCGCCCAGATTGGTACCACTGGAGGGTTTGAGGCAGGTGACCGTGATTTCGATGCTGAATCAGACCTGAAGAGGCCCTATTTCACTGTGGATGAAGGAGAGAGCCGAGATTACGATGAGCGGACTCTGGCTTTCCAGTATGAGCCTGAATCTGAAATAGCCGATGATATGATCTCTCAAACCGATGGTTCTGTCATTTCTAAGAAAGAATGGTATGTGTAG